The following proteins are co-located in the Limanda limanda chromosome 5, fLimLim1.1, whole genome shotgun sequence genome:
- the LOC133001272 gene encoding far upstream element-binding protein 3-like isoform X3 has translation MMAELVQGQASMSQPGLKADGLADALQRARQMVGKMGGEAMAHLNSSSGSVEPSLYYPGQKRPGEDGGNQLAAMGHQSRVITEDYKVPDRMVGFIIGRGGEQITRIQLESGCKIQIAADSGGLMERPCSLTGTPESIEQAKRLLIQIVDRCRNGPGFHGEGEGGASVQEMLIPASKVGLVIGRGGDTIKQLQERAGVKMMMIQDGPMPTGADKPLRISGDPYKVQAARELVLEVIREKDGDFRSGRNDFSARLGGTNLDVPVPRFAVGIVIGRNGEMIKKIQNDAGVRIQFKADDGISPERVAMVMGQPDRCQHAVHLINELIQTAQERDGFGSALRGQRVRGRSDWTMGSPGPLQEVTYTIPADKCGLVIGKGGETIKSINQQSGAHVELQRNPPPSTDPNARVFTIRGSAQQMDLARQLIDDKIGGSGIMSNGGFGFSPFTQGPATHQNCSSGQTFLTGVWGNTYQTSWQNPGQQDPGQQNQPQSLMTDYSKAWEDYYKKQSQSSQQSSVPDYTAALAEYYRQQPFLWNPAQIQDH, from the exons ATGATGGCGGAGCTGGTGCAGGGACAGGCCTCGATGAGCCAGCCGGGGCTGAAGGCGGACGGCCTGGCCGACGCGCTGCAGAGGGCCCGGCAG aTGGTGGGTAAAATGGGCGGAGAAGCCATGGCCCACCTCAACAGCTCCTCAGGAAGCGTGGAGCCCTCGCTGTACTACCCGGGACAGAAGCGACCAGGAGAGGACGGAG GAAACCAGCTCGCTGCCATGGGGCACCAaag caggGTAATCACAGAGGATTACAAGGTCCCGGACAGGATGGTGGGTTTCA TTATcggtagaggaggagaacagatcACCAGGATCCAGTTGGAGTCCGGCTGCAAGATCCAGATCGCTGCTG acagtgGAGGTCTGATGGAGCGGCCGTGTTCTCTGACTGGAACTCCGGAGAGCATCGA gCAGGCCAAGCGGCTGCTGATCCAGATCGTGGACCGCTGTAGAAACGGTCCAGGTTTCCATGGCGAAGGGGAGGGCGGAGCCTCTGTGCAGGAGATGCTGATCCCGGCGAGTAAGGTGGGGCTGGTGATTGGCCGAGGAGGAGACACCATCAAACAGCTGCAG gagCGAGCGGGagtaaagatgatgatgatccaGGACGGTCCGATGCCGACAGGAGCCGACAAACCTCTTCGTATCTCTGGAGACCCGTACAAAGTGCAG GCGGCGAGGGAGTTGGTGCTGgaggtgatcagagagaaggaCGGAGATTTCAGGTCAGGACGCAACGACTTCAGCGCTCGACTGGGAGGAACCAACCTCGAC GTTCCAGTTCCCAGGTTTGCTGTTGGAATTGTGATCGGCAGAAATGGAGAAATGATCAAGAAAATCCAGAATGATGCAGGAGTTCGAATCCAGTTTAAAGCAG ATGATGGCATCAGTCCTGAgcgtgttgccatggtgatgggACAACCAGACCGCTGTCAGCACGCTGTCCACCTCATCAATGAGCTCATCCAGACcgcacag GAGCGGGACGGCTTCGGCTCGGCCCTGCGAGGCcagagggtcagaggtcgcAGTGACTGGACCATGGGCTCTCCAGGTCctctacaggaagtgacctaCACCATCCCTGCAGACAAGTGTGGCTTGGTCATCGGCAAAG gaggtgAAACCATTAAGAGTATCAACCAGCAGTCTGGTGCTCACGTGGAGCTTcagaggaacccccccccctccactgaCCCCAATGCCCGAGTCTTCACCATCAGAGGCTCCGCCCAGCAGATGGACCTGGCCCGGCAGCTCATAGACGACAAGATCGGG ggtTCAGGTATCATGAGCAATGGAGGTTTTGGCTTCAGTCCTTTCACCCAGGGCCCCGCTACACACCAGAA ctgtAGCAGCGGTCAGACCTTCCTGACTGGAGTTTGGGGAAACACCTACCAGACGAGCTGGCAGAACCCTGGACAACAAGACCCTG gtcAGCAGAACCAGCCCCAGAGCTTGATGACGGACTACAGTAAGGCCTGGGAGGACTACTACAAGAAACAGA gtcaGTCGTCTCAGCAGAGTTCAGTGCCAGACTACACTGCAGCGTTAGCAGAATACTACAGACAGCAGCCCTTCCTGTGGAACCCTGCCCAgatacag GATCACTAG
- the LOC133001272 gene encoding far upstream element-binding protein 3-like isoform X4: MMAELVQGQASMSQPGLKADGLADALQRARQMVGKMGGEAMAHLNSSSGSVEPSLYYPGQKRPGEDGGNQLAAMGHQRVITEDYKVPDRMVGFIIGRGGEQITRIQLESGCKIQIAADSGGLMERPCSLTGTPESIEQAKRLLIQIVDRCRNGPGFHGEGEGGASVQEMLIPASKVGLVIGRGGDTIKQLQERAGVKMMMIQDGPMPTGADKPLRISGDPYKVQAARELVLEVIREKDGDFRSGRNDFSARLGGTNLDVPVPRFAVGIVIGRNGEMIKKIQNDAGVRIQFKADDGISPERVAMVMGQPDRCQHAVHLINELIQTAQERDGFGSALRGQRVRGRSDWTMGSPGPLQEVTYTIPADKCGLVIGKGGETIKSINQQSGAHVELQRNPPPSTDPNARVFTIRGSAQQMDLARQLIDDKIGGSGIMSNGGFGFSPFTQGPATHQNCSSGQTFLTGVWGNTYQTSWQNPGQQDPGQQNQPQSLMTDYSKAWEDYYKKQSQSSQQSSVPDYTAALAEYYRQQPFLWNPAQIQDH; the protein is encoded by the exons ATGATGGCGGAGCTGGTGCAGGGACAGGCCTCGATGAGCCAGCCGGGGCTGAAGGCGGACGGCCTGGCCGACGCGCTGCAGAGGGCCCGGCAG aTGGTGGGTAAAATGGGCGGAGAAGCCATGGCCCACCTCAACAGCTCCTCAGGAAGCGTGGAGCCCTCGCTGTACTACCCGGGACAGAAGCGACCAGGAGAGGACGGAG GAAACCAGCTCGCTGCCATGGGGCACCAaag gGTAATCACAGAGGATTACAAGGTCCCGGACAGGATGGTGGGTTTCA TTATcggtagaggaggagaacagatcACCAGGATCCAGTTGGAGTCCGGCTGCAAGATCCAGATCGCTGCTG acagtgGAGGTCTGATGGAGCGGCCGTGTTCTCTGACTGGAACTCCGGAGAGCATCGA gCAGGCCAAGCGGCTGCTGATCCAGATCGTGGACCGCTGTAGAAACGGTCCAGGTTTCCATGGCGAAGGGGAGGGCGGAGCCTCTGTGCAGGAGATGCTGATCCCGGCGAGTAAGGTGGGGCTGGTGATTGGCCGAGGAGGAGACACCATCAAACAGCTGCAG gagCGAGCGGGagtaaagatgatgatgatccaGGACGGTCCGATGCCGACAGGAGCCGACAAACCTCTTCGTATCTCTGGAGACCCGTACAAAGTGCAG GCGGCGAGGGAGTTGGTGCTGgaggtgatcagagagaaggaCGGAGATTTCAGGTCAGGACGCAACGACTTCAGCGCTCGACTGGGAGGAACCAACCTCGAC GTTCCAGTTCCCAGGTTTGCTGTTGGAATTGTGATCGGCAGAAATGGAGAAATGATCAAGAAAATCCAGAATGATGCAGGAGTTCGAATCCAGTTTAAAGCAG ATGATGGCATCAGTCCTGAgcgtgttgccatggtgatgggACAACCAGACCGCTGTCAGCACGCTGTCCACCTCATCAATGAGCTCATCCAGACcgcacag GAGCGGGACGGCTTCGGCTCGGCCCTGCGAGGCcagagggtcagaggtcgcAGTGACTGGACCATGGGCTCTCCAGGTCctctacaggaagtgacctaCACCATCCCTGCAGACAAGTGTGGCTTGGTCATCGGCAAAG gaggtgAAACCATTAAGAGTATCAACCAGCAGTCTGGTGCTCACGTGGAGCTTcagaggaacccccccccctccactgaCCCCAATGCCCGAGTCTTCACCATCAGAGGCTCCGCCCAGCAGATGGACCTGGCCCGGCAGCTCATAGACGACAAGATCGGG ggtTCAGGTATCATGAGCAATGGAGGTTTTGGCTTCAGTCCTTTCACCCAGGGCCCCGCTACACACCAGAA ctgtAGCAGCGGTCAGACCTTCCTGACTGGAGTTTGGGGAAACACCTACCAGACGAGCTGGCAGAACCCTGGACAACAAGACCCTG gtcAGCAGAACCAGCCCCAGAGCTTGATGACGGACTACAGTAAGGCCTGGGAGGACTACTACAAGAAACAGA gtcaGTCGTCTCAGCAGAGTTCAGTGCCAGACTACACTGCAGCGTTAGCAGAATACTACAGACAGCAGCCCTTCCTGTGGAACCCTGCCCAgatacag GATCACTAG
- the LOC133001272 gene encoding far upstream element-binding protein 3-like isoform X1 produces MMAELVQGQASMSQPGLKADGLADALQRARQMVGKMGGEAMAHLNSSSGSVEPSLYYPGQKRPGEDGVGNQLAAMGHQSRVITEDYKVPDRMVGFIIGRGGEQITRIQLESGCKIQIAADSGGLMERPCSLTGTPESIEQAKRLLIQIVDRCRNGPGFHGEGEGGASVQEMLIPASKVGLVIGRGGDTIKQLQERAGVKMMMIQDGPMPTGADKPLRISGDPYKVQAARELVLEVIREKDGDFRSGRNDFSARLGGTNLDVPVPRFAVGIVIGRNGEMIKKIQNDAGVRIQFKADDGISPERVAMVMGQPDRCQHAVHLINELIQTAQERDGFGSALRGQRVRGRSDWTMGSPGPLQEVTYTIPADKCGLVIGKGGETIKSINQQSGAHVELQRNPPPSTDPNARVFTIRGSAQQMDLARQLIDDKIGGSGIMSNGGFGFSPFTQGPATHQNCSSGQTFLTGVWGNTYQTSWQNPGQQDPGQQNQPQSLMTDYSKAWEDYYKKQSQSSQQSSVPDYTAALAEYYRQQPFLWNPAQIQDH; encoded by the exons ATGATGGCGGAGCTGGTGCAGGGACAGGCCTCGATGAGCCAGCCGGGGCTGAAGGCGGACGGCCTGGCCGACGCGCTGCAGAGGGCCCGGCAG aTGGTGGGTAAAATGGGCGGAGAAGCCATGGCCCACCTCAACAGCTCCTCAGGAAGCGTGGAGCCCTCGCTGTACTACCCGGGACAGAAGCGACCAGGAGAGGACGGAG taGGAAACCAGCTCGCTGCCATGGGGCACCAaag caggGTAATCACAGAGGATTACAAGGTCCCGGACAGGATGGTGGGTTTCA TTATcggtagaggaggagaacagatcACCAGGATCCAGTTGGAGTCCGGCTGCAAGATCCAGATCGCTGCTG acagtgGAGGTCTGATGGAGCGGCCGTGTTCTCTGACTGGAACTCCGGAGAGCATCGA gCAGGCCAAGCGGCTGCTGATCCAGATCGTGGACCGCTGTAGAAACGGTCCAGGTTTCCATGGCGAAGGGGAGGGCGGAGCCTCTGTGCAGGAGATGCTGATCCCGGCGAGTAAGGTGGGGCTGGTGATTGGCCGAGGAGGAGACACCATCAAACAGCTGCAG gagCGAGCGGGagtaaagatgatgatgatccaGGACGGTCCGATGCCGACAGGAGCCGACAAACCTCTTCGTATCTCTGGAGACCCGTACAAAGTGCAG GCGGCGAGGGAGTTGGTGCTGgaggtgatcagagagaaggaCGGAGATTTCAGGTCAGGACGCAACGACTTCAGCGCTCGACTGGGAGGAACCAACCTCGAC GTTCCAGTTCCCAGGTTTGCTGTTGGAATTGTGATCGGCAGAAATGGAGAAATGATCAAGAAAATCCAGAATGATGCAGGAGTTCGAATCCAGTTTAAAGCAG ATGATGGCATCAGTCCTGAgcgtgttgccatggtgatgggACAACCAGACCGCTGTCAGCACGCTGTCCACCTCATCAATGAGCTCATCCAGACcgcacag GAGCGGGACGGCTTCGGCTCGGCCCTGCGAGGCcagagggtcagaggtcgcAGTGACTGGACCATGGGCTCTCCAGGTCctctacaggaagtgacctaCACCATCCCTGCAGACAAGTGTGGCTTGGTCATCGGCAAAG gaggtgAAACCATTAAGAGTATCAACCAGCAGTCTGGTGCTCACGTGGAGCTTcagaggaacccccccccctccactgaCCCCAATGCCCGAGTCTTCACCATCAGAGGCTCCGCCCAGCAGATGGACCTGGCCCGGCAGCTCATAGACGACAAGATCGGG ggtTCAGGTATCATGAGCAATGGAGGTTTTGGCTTCAGTCCTTTCACCCAGGGCCCCGCTACACACCAGAA ctgtAGCAGCGGTCAGACCTTCCTGACTGGAGTTTGGGGAAACACCTACCAGACGAGCTGGCAGAACCCTGGACAACAAGACCCTG gtcAGCAGAACCAGCCCCAGAGCTTGATGACGGACTACAGTAAGGCCTGGGAGGACTACTACAAGAAACAGA gtcaGTCGTCTCAGCAGAGTTCAGTGCCAGACTACACTGCAGCGTTAGCAGAATACTACAGACAGCAGCCCTTCCTGTGGAACCCTGCCCAgatacag GATCACTAG
- the LOC133001272 gene encoding far upstream element-binding protein 3-like isoform X2, which produces MMAELVQGQASMSQPGLKADGLADALQRARQMVGKMGGEAMAHLNSSSGSVEPSLYYPGQKRPGEDGVGNQLAAMGHQRVITEDYKVPDRMVGFIIGRGGEQITRIQLESGCKIQIAADSGGLMERPCSLTGTPESIEQAKRLLIQIVDRCRNGPGFHGEGEGGASVQEMLIPASKVGLVIGRGGDTIKQLQERAGVKMMMIQDGPMPTGADKPLRISGDPYKVQAARELVLEVIREKDGDFRSGRNDFSARLGGTNLDVPVPRFAVGIVIGRNGEMIKKIQNDAGVRIQFKADDGISPERVAMVMGQPDRCQHAVHLINELIQTAQERDGFGSALRGQRVRGRSDWTMGSPGPLQEVTYTIPADKCGLVIGKGGETIKSINQQSGAHVELQRNPPPSTDPNARVFTIRGSAQQMDLARQLIDDKIGGSGIMSNGGFGFSPFTQGPATHQNCSSGQTFLTGVWGNTYQTSWQNPGQQDPGQQNQPQSLMTDYSKAWEDYYKKQSQSSQQSSVPDYTAALAEYYRQQPFLWNPAQIQDH; this is translated from the exons ATGATGGCGGAGCTGGTGCAGGGACAGGCCTCGATGAGCCAGCCGGGGCTGAAGGCGGACGGCCTGGCCGACGCGCTGCAGAGGGCCCGGCAG aTGGTGGGTAAAATGGGCGGAGAAGCCATGGCCCACCTCAACAGCTCCTCAGGAAGCGTGGAGCCCTCGCTGTACTACCCGGGACAGAAGCGACCAGGAGAGGACGGAG taGGAAACCAGCTCGCTGCCATGGGGCACCAaag gGTAATCACAGAGGATTACAAGGTCCCGGACAGGATGGTGGGTTTCA TTATcggtagaggaggagaacagatcACCAGGATCCAGTTGGAGTCCGGCTGCAAGATCCAGATCGCTGCTG acagtgGAGGTCTGATGGAGCGGCCGTGTTCTCTGACTGGAACTCCGGAGAGCATCGA gCAGGCCAAGCGGCTGCTGATCCAGATCGTGGACCGCTGTAGAAACGGTCCAGGTTTCCATGGCGAAGGGGAGGGCGGAGCCTCTGTGCAGGAGATGCTGATCCCGGCGAGTAAGGTGGGGCTGGTGATTGGCCGAGGAGGAGACACCATCAAACAGCTGCAG gagCGAGCGGGagtaaagatgatgatgatccaGGACGGTCCGATGCCGACAGGAGCCGACAAACCTCTTCGTATCTCTGGAGACCCGTACAAAGTGCAG GCGGCGAGGGAGTTGGTGCTGgaggtgatcagagagaaggaCGGAGATTTCAGGTCAGGACGCAACGACTTCAGCGCTCGACTGGGAGGAACCAACCTCGAC GTTCCAGTTCCCAGGTTTGCTGTTGGAATTGTGATCGGCAGAAATGGAGAAATGATCAAGAAAATCCAGAATGATGCAGGAGTTCGAATCCAGTTTAAAGCAG ATGATGGCATCAGTCCTGAgcgtgttgccatggtgatgggACAACCAGACCGCTGTCAGCACGCTGTCCACCTCATCAATGAGCTCATCCAGACcgcacag GAGCGGGACGGCTTCGGCTCGGCCCTGCGAGGCcagagggtcagaggtcgcAGTGACTGGACCATGGGCTCTCCAGGTCctctacaggaagtgacctaCACCATCCCTGCAGACAAGTGTGGCTTGGTCATCGGCAAAG gaggtgAAACCATTAAGAGTATCAACCAGCAGTCTGGTGCTCACGTGGAGCTTcagaggaacccccccccctccactgaCCCCAATGCCCGAGTCTTCACCATCAGAGGCTCCGCCCAGCAGATGGACCTGGCCCGGCAGCTCATAGACGACAAGATCGGG ggtTCAGGTATCATGAGCAATGGAGGTTTTGGCTTCAGTCCTTTCACCCAGGGCCCCGCTACACACCAGAA ctgtAGCAGCGGTCAGACCTTCCTGACTGGAGTTTGGGGAAACACCTACCAGACGAGCTGGCAGAACCCTGGACAACAAGACCCTG gtcAGCAGAACCAGCCCCAGAGCTTGATGACGGACTACAGTAAGGCCTGGGAGGACTACTACAAGAAACAGA gtcaGTCGTCTCAGCAGAGTTCAGTGCCAGACTACACTGCAGCGTTAGCAGAATACTACAGACAGCAGCCCTTCCTGTGGAACCCTGCCCAgatacag GATCACTAG